The Juglans microcarpa x Juglans regia isolate MS1-56 chromosome 2S, Jm3101_v1.0, whole genome shotgun sequence genome has a window encoding:
- the LOC121252090 gene encoding triphosphate tunnel metalloenzyme 3-like isoform X2, translating to MEVEVKLRLPDAGAHRRVTNVLAPFHVKTHRQENHFFDGSAAELSALRAVLRLRFSDKDPRCVVTLKAKAVLVDGVSRVEEDEEDLDPSIGRDCAAEPAKLSAVESRVVRRAREEFGALGFVGLGGFGNVRLVYEWKGLKLEVDETDFGFGTLYEIECESDNPEDAKKLLEEFLKDHGIDYSYSEKSKFAIFRSGKLP from the exons ATGGAGGTCGAGGTTAAACTTCGGCTTCCAGACGCGGGGGCCCACCGCCGCGTTACCAATGTTTTGGCCCCGTTCCACGTCAAGACTCACCGCCAGGAGAACCACTTCTTCGACGGCTCCGCCGCTGAGCTCTCGGCTCTCAGAGCCGTCCTCCGGCTCAGATTCTCCGACAAGGACCCCCGCTGCGTCGTCACTCTCAAAGCCAAAGCCGTCCTAGTCGACGGCGTGAGCCGCgtggaggaggacgaggaggacCTGGACCCGTCTATCGGGCGCGATTGCGCGGCCGAGCCGGCGAAGCTGAGCGCCGTGGAGTCTAGGGTTGTGAGGAGGGCGAGGGAGGAGTTTGGGGCGTTGGGGTTTGTGGGGCTGGGAGGGTTTGGGAATGTGAGGCTAGTGTACGAGTGGAAGGGACTGAAATTGGAGGTGGACGAGACCGATTTTGGGTTTGGGACTCTGTATGAGATTGAGTGTGAGAGTGACAATCCCGAGGACGCCAAGAAATTACTCGAGGAGTTTCTCAAGGACCATGGGATCGACTATTCGTACTCGGAGAAGTCCAAATTCGCGATTTTTCGGTCCGGGAAGCTGCCATA G
- the LOC121252090 gene encoding triphosphate tunnel metalloenzyme 3-like isoform X5 — protein sequence MEVEVKLRLPDAGAHRRVTNVLAPFHVKTHRQENHFFDGSAAELSALRAVLRLRFSDKDPRCVVTLKAKAVLVDGVSRVEEDEEDLDPSIGRDCAAEPAKLSAVESRVVRRAREEFGALGFVGLGGFGNVRLVYEWKGLKLEVDETDFGFGTLYEIECESDNPEDAKKLLEEFLKDHGIDYSYSEKSKFAIFRSGKLP from the exons ATGGAGGTCGAGGTTAAACTTCGGCTTCCAGACGCGGGGGCCCACCGCCGCGTTACCAATGTTTTGGCCCCGTTCCACGTCAAGACTCACCGCCAGGAGAACCACTTCTTCGACGGCTCCGCCGCTGAGCTCTCGGCTCTCAGAGCCGTCCTCCGGCTCAGATTCTCCGACAAGGACCCCCGCTGCGTCGTCACTCTCAAAGCCAAAGCCGTCCTAGTCGACGGCGTGAGCCGCgtggaggaggacgaggaggacCTGGACCCGTCTATCGGGCGCGATTGCGCGGCCGAGCCGGCGAAGCTGAGCGCCGTGGAGTCTAGGGTTGTGAGGAGGGCGAGGGAGGAGTTTGGGGCGTTGGGGTTTGTGGGGCTGGGAGGGTTTGGGAATGTGAGGCTAGTGTACGAGTGGAAGGGACTGAAATTGGAGGTGGACGAGACCGATTTTGGGTTTGGGACTCTGTATGAGATTGAGTGTGAGAGTGACAATCCCGAGGACGCCAAGAAATTACTCGAGGAGTTTCTCAAGGACCATGGGATCGACTATTCGTACTCGGAGAAGTCCAAATTCGCGATTTTTCGGTCCGGGAAGCTGCCATA A
- the LOC121252090 gene encoding triphosphate tunnel metalloenzyme 3-like isoform X4, with protein MEVEVKLRLPDAGAHRRVTNVLAPFHVKTHRQENHFFDGSAAELSALRAVLRLRFSDKDPRCVVTLKAKAVLVDGVSRVEEDEEDLDPSIGRDCAAEPAKLSAVESRVVRRAREEFGALGFVGLGGFGNVRLVYEWKGLKLEVDETDFGFGTLYEIECESDNPEDAKKLLEEFLKDHGIDYSYSEKSKFAIFRSGKLP; from the coding sequence ATGGAGGTCGAGGTTAAACTTCGGCTTCCAGACGCGGGGGCCCACCGCCGCGTTACCAATGTTTTGGCCCCGTTCCACGTCAAGACTCACCGCCAGGAGAACCACTTCTTCGACGGCTCCGCCGCTGAGCTCTCGGCTCTCAGAGCCGTCCTCCGGCTCAGATTCTCCGACAAGGACCCCCGCTGCGTCGTCACTCTCAAAGCCAAAGCCGTCCTAGTCGACGGCGTGAGCCGCgtggaggaggacgaggaggacCTGGACCCGTCTATCGGGCGCGATTGCGCGGCCGAGCCGGCGAAGCTGAGCGCCGTGGAGTCTAGGGTTGTGAGGAGGGCGAGGGAGGAGTTTGGGGCGTTGGGGTTTGTGGGGCTGGGAGGGTTTGGGAATGTGAGGCTAGTGTACGAGTGGAAGGGACTGAAATTGGAGGTGGACGAGACCGATTTTGGGTTTGGGACTCTGTATGAGATTGAGTGTGAGAGTGACAATCCCGAGGACGCCAAGAAATTACTCGAGGAGTTTCTCAAGGACCATGGGATCGACTATTCGTACTCGGAGAAGTCCAAATTCGCGATTTTTCGGTCCGGGAAGCTGCCATA
- the LOC121252090 gene encoding triphosphate tunnel metalloenzyme 3-like isoform X1 encodes MEVEVKLRLPDAGAHRRVTNVLAPFHVKTHRQENHFFDGSAAELSALRAVLRLRFSDKDPRCVVTLKAKAVLVDGVSRVEEDEEDLDPSIGRDCAAEPAKLSAVESRVVRRAREEFGALGFVGLGGFGNVRLVYEWKGLKLEVDETDFGFGTLYEIECESDNPEDAKKLLEEFLKDHGIDYSYSEKSKFAIFRSGKLPYLFI; translated from the coding sequence ATGGAGGTCGAGGTTAAACTTCGGCTTCCAGACGCGGGGGCCCACCGCCGCGTTACCAATGTTTTGGCCCCGTTCCACGTCAAGACTCACCGCCAGGAGAACCACTTCTTCGACGGCTCCGCCGCTGAGCTCTCGGCTCTCAGAGCCGTCCTCCGGCTCAGATTCTCCGACAAGGACCCCCGCTGCGTCGTCACTCTCAAAGCCAAAGCCGTCCTAGTCGACGGCGTGAGCCGCgtggaggaggacgaggaggacCTGGACCCGTCTATCGGGCGCGATTGCGCGGCCGAGCCGGCGAAGCTGAGCGCCGTGGAGTCTAGGGTTGTGAGGAGGGCGAGGGAGGAGTTTGGGGCGTTGGGGTTTGTGGGGCTGGGAGGGTTTGGGAATGTGAGGCTAGTGTACGAGTGGAAGGGACTGAAATTGGAGGTGGACGAGACCGATTTTGGGTTTGGGACTCTGTATGAGATTGAGTGTGAGAGTGACAATCCCGAGGACGCCAAGAAATTACTCGAGGAGTTTCTCAAGGACCATGGGATCGACTATTCGTACTCGGAGAAGTCCAAATTCGCGATTTTTCGGTCCGGGAAGCTGCCATA